Proteins from one Ipomoea triloba cultivar NCNSP0323 chromosome 1, ASM357664v1 genomic window:
- the LOC116002127 gene encoding uncharacterized protein LOC116002127 isoform X1, whose translation MKKLKSETFTLFLVNLAGIMERADESLLPGVYKEVGEALHTDPTGLGSLTLFRSIVQSLCYPLAAYLSLRHNRAHVIAYGAFLWAAATFLVAFSSTYFQLAASRALNGIGLAIVAPAIQSLVADSTDNSNRGMAFGWLQLTSNIGSVVGGLLSLLVAPMTFKGIPGWRFSFHLVGVISVIVGILVRLFAKDPHYPDGNIKERCKIPGKSFWSEAEDLVQEAKSVIKIQSFQIIVAQGITGSFPWSALSFAPMWLELSGFSHGNTAVLIGMFVIASSAGGLFGGSMGDLLSQRLPNYGRIFLAQISTASAIPLAAILLLALPDDPSSILLHALLLFVTGFFISWNAPATNNPIFAEIVPEKSRTSIYALDRSFESIFSSFAPPAVGLLAQKVYGYKPVPQGADVISTDRENASSLAKALFTVIGTPMALCCFIYSFLYCTYPRDRNRALMEARVESEMQLIELENSALRRQYAQGQPSETEDIHPDDRTVIDVEYGEEELDFDESDEQMLIYRNPGFSNFAY comes from the exons atgaagaaattgaAATCCGAAACGTTTACTCTATTTCTGGTGAATCTAGCTGGGATCATGGAGCGGGCGGACGAGTCTTTACTGCCCGGAGTTTACAAAGAAGTCGGAGAGGCCCTTCACACTGATCCAACCGGCCTGGGATCGCTCACCCTTTTCCGATCCATAGTTCAGTCCCTTTGCTACCCGCTCGCCGCTTACCTTTCCCTCCGCCACAATCGGGCCCATGTAATAGCCTACGGGGCCTTTCTCTGGGCTGCCGCCACTTTCCTCGTTGCTTTCTCCTCCACCTACTTTCAG TTGGCAGCATCGAGAGCTTTGAATGGTATTGGACTTGCCATAGTTGCTCCTGCTATTCAGTCCCTTGTAGCTGACTCAACCGATAATAGCAACCGTGGAATGGCGTTTGGATGGCTACAGCTTACTAGCAACATTGGCTCAGTTGTTGGGGGACTACTTTCCTTGTTAGTAGCTCCCATGACATTCAAGGGAATTCCTGGTTGGAGATTCTCTTTTCATCTTGTAGGAGTAATCAGTGTTATAGTTGGTATTCTAGTTCGCCTGTTTGCAAAGGATCCTCACTATCCTGATGGTAATATAAAAGAACGTTGTAAAATTCCTGGAAAATCCTTCTGGTCAGAGGCTGAAGACCTCGTCCAAGAAGCGAAATCGGTCATCAAAATACAGTCCTTCCAGATAATTGTAGCTCAGGGCATTACTGGTTCATTTCCCTGGTCAGCTTTGTCCTTTGCTCCAATGTGGTTAGAGCTCTCTGGCTTTTCACATGGGAATACTGCTGTTCTTATAGGCATGTTTGTGATTGCTAGTTCTGCCGGGGGACTTTTTGGAGGCAGCATGGGAGACCTACTATCCCAGCGGCTTCCAAATTATGGAAGAATCTTTTTGGCGCAAATAAGCACAGCATCAGCTATCCCACTGGCGGCAATTCTTTTGCTGGCTTTGCCTGATGACCCATCATCTATTTTGCTGCATGCTTTATTGTTATTCGTTACTGGGTTTTTCATATCGTGGAATGCTCCAGCCACAAACAA CCCAATTTTTGCAGAGATTGTGCCCGAGAAGTCCCGAACAAGCATCTATGCTCTGGATCGATCATTTGAATccatattttcttcttttgctcCCCCTGCAGTTGGGTTGCTTGCTCAGAAGGTATATGGCTACAAACCTGTTCCCCAGGGTGCTGACGTTATTTCTACCGATAGAGAGAATGCTTCATCTTTAGCCAAGGCACTGTTCACTGTAATAGGAACTCCAATGGCACTATGTTGCTTTATATACTCTTTCCTCTATTGCACCTATCCAAGGGATAGGAACCGGGCTCTTATGGAAGCTCGGGTAGAATCAGAGATGCAACTCATAGAGTTAGAGAATTCTGCTTTGAGAAGACAGTATGCACAAGGCCAACCATCTGAAACAGAAGACATTCATCCTGATGATAGAACTGTCATTGACGTGGAATATGGTGAAGAAGAACTCGATTTTGATGAAAGTGATGAGCAGATGTTAATCTACAGGAACCCAGGATTCTCAAATTTCGCATATTAG
- the LOC116002127 gene encoding uncharacterized protein LOC116002127 isoform X2, with product MAFGWLQLTSNIGSVVGGLLSLLVAPMTFKGIPGWRFSFHLVGVISVIVGILVRLFAKDPHYPDGNIKERCKIPGKSFWSEAEDLVQEAKSVIKIQSFQIIVAQGITGSFPWSALSFAPMWLELSGFSHGNTAVLIGMFVIASSAGGLFGGSMGDLLSQRLPNYGRIFLAQISTASAIPLAAILLLALPDDPSSILLHALLLFVTGFFISWNAPATNNPIFAEIVPEKSRTSIYALDRSFESIFSSFAPPAVGLLAQKVYGYKPVPQGADVISTDRENASSLAKALFTVIGTPMALCCFIYSFLYCTYPRDRNRALMEARVESEMQLIELENSALRRQYAQGQPSETEDIHPDDRTVIDVEYGEEELDFDESDEQMLIYRNPGFSNFAY from the exons ATGGCGTTTGGATGGCTACAGCTTACTAGCAACATTGGCTCAGTTGTTGGGGGACTACTTTCCTTGTTAGTAGCTCCCATGACATTCAAGGGAATTCCTGGTTGGAGATTCTCTTTTCATCTTGTAGGAGTAATCAGTGTTATAGTTGGTATTCTAGTTCGCCTGTTTGCAAAGGATCCTCACTATCCTGATGGTAATATAAAAGAACGTTGTAAAATTCCTGGAAAATCCTTCTGGTCAGAGGCTGAAGACCTCGTCCAAGAAGCGAAATCGGTCATCAAAATACAGTCCTTCCAGATAATTGTAGCTCAGGGCATTACTGGTTCATTTCCCTGGTCAGCTTTGTCCTTTGCTCCAATGTGGTTAGAGCTCTCTGGCTTTTCACATGGGAATACTGCTGTTCTTATAGGCATGTTTGTGATTGCTAGTTCTGCCGGGGGACTTTTTGGAGGCAGCATGGGAGACCTACTATCCCAGCGGCTTCCAAATTATGGAAGAATCTTTTTGGCGCAAATAAGCACAGCATCAGCTATCCCACTGGCGGCAATTCTTTTGCTGGCTTTGCCTGATGACCCATCATCTATTTTGCTGCATGCTTTATTGTTATTCGTTACTGGGTTTTTCATATCGTGGAATGCTCCAGCCACAAACAA CCCAATTTTTGCAGAGATTGTGCCCGAGAAGTCCCGAACAAGCATCTATGCTCTGGATCGATCATTTGAATccatattttcttcttttgctcCCCCTGCAGTTGGGTTGCTTGCTCAGAAGGTATATGGCTACAAACCTGTTCCCCAGGGTGCTGACGTTATTTCTACCGATAGAGAGAATGCTTCATCTTTAGCCAAGGCACTGTTCACTGTAATAGGAACTCCAATGGCACTATGTTGCTTTATATACTCTTTCCTCTATTGCACCTATCCAAGGGATAGGAACCGGGCTCTTATGGAAGCTCGGGTAGAATCAGAGATGCAACTCATAGAGTTAGAGAATTCTGCTTTGAGAAGACAGTATGCACAAGGCCAACCATCTGAAACAGAAGACATTCATCCTGATGATAGAACTGTCATTGACGTGGAATATGGTGAAGAAGAACTCGATTTTGATGAAAGTGATGAGCAGATGTTAATCTACAGGAACCCAGGATTCTCAAATTTCGCATATTAG
- the LOC116032153 gene encoding probable trehalose-phosphate phosphatase 4 — protein MTNQNVVVSDPKSGVAVIKVAVPEPELFPHAVLPAGAAGSFISIPRPCRINALFESMRDSSPTRRSSESDDANKSWILSHPSAISMFDDIVNSSKGKKIAMFLDYDGTLSPIVEDPDKAFMAPEMRDVVRNVSKYFPTAIVSGRCRAKVYNFVKLSQLYYAGSHGMDIKGPTKGNLKGNQAVLCQPAREFLPMIEEVYKVLLEKTKSVPGAKVENNKFCLSVHYRCVEEKRWDELGEMVKSVIKEYPELRLSQGRKVLEIRPTIKWDKGKALEFLLEALGFANSNDVLPVYIGDDRTDEDAFKVLRERGQGFGILVSKAPKETDASYSLKDPSEVMYFLKRLVEWKARSSCK, from the exons ATGACTAACCAGAATGTGGTGGTTTCCGACCCGAAATCCGGCGTCGCCGTcataaaagtggcggtgccggAGCCGGAGCTGTTCCCGCACGCGGTGCTGCCCGCCGGAGCGGCGGGGAGTTTTATTTCCATTCCCCGCCCCTGTAGGATCAATGCATTGTTCGAATCCATGAGGGATTCCTCGCCAACCCGAAGATCCTCCGAATCTGACGATGCTAACAAGTCTTGGATC TTGAGTCATCCCTCTGCTATAAGCATGTTTGATGATATAGTGAATTCTTCTAAAGGAAAGAAGATCGCCATGTTTCTTGATTATGATGGAACTCTTTCCCCCATTGTTGAAGACCCCGACAAAGCTTTCATGGCCCCTGAG ATGAGAGATGTTGTGAGGAACGTATCAAAGTATTTTCCCACAGCCATAGTGAGTGGCAGGTGCAGGGcaaag GTGTACAACTTTGTGAAACTGTCTCAACTGTATTATGCCGGAAGCCATGGAATGGACATCAAGGGACCAACTAAAGGCAATCTAAAG GGCAATCAAGCTGTTCTCTGCCAACCTGCAAGAGAATTTTTACCCATGATAGAAGAG GTATATAAAGTATTATTGGAGAAAACCAAATCTGTCCCTGGAGCCAAAGTGGAAAACAACAAGTTTTGCTTGTCTGTGCATTATCGTTGCGTCGAGGAAAAG AGATGGGATGAACTAGGAGAGATGGTGAAATCTGTTATCAAGGAGTACCCAGAGCTTCGACTATCTCAAGGGAGGAAg GTGTTGGAGATTCGTCCCACCATTAAATGGGACAAGGGCAAGGCGTTGGAGTTCTTGTTGGAAGCATTAGGTTTTGCAAACTCTAATGATGTTTTGCCAGTTTACATTGGCGATGATCGGACGGATGAGGACGCTTTTAAA GTTTTGCGTGAGAGAGGACAAGGTTTTGGAATCTTAGTCTCAAAAGCTCCGAAAGAAACGGATGCTTCATATTCTCTTAAGGACCCATCGGAG GTTATGTACTTTCTGAAACGATTGGTGGAGTGGAAAGCAAGATCTTCTTGTAAATAA
- the LOC115999853 gene encoding uncharacterized protein LOC115999853: MDSGNSGSLQSSSGGDEEYDSRGESISNFLNQSGQFDSIISSSSSPQPQFLFQSSGNPDATFPQSLANLNSQYGNNHNNHDLVWPGRGLRSEPGFGNFGGLVGAAPGSSATQGGMIGGESHHGQFSSSSSLPTVQVAAVDIRGPSDGVVVPKNPKKRTRASRRAPTTVLTTDTANFRQMVQEFTGIPTAPFSVGAPYSRRLDLFSAAGSAIRSPHLDSLGPLYPLRPSAQKVQNSPFLNTTMLDALMAANNTRCGGGNTPNSGNLNLGNTDLGITKQGPNLLLNMQNHQILPFQPLLQSSIKNNNPLGNTNALEFGTKSSMDDALGIINNDPNLGFPTQQGINDGGNQMRLFDGNNGNNNNYKQNCSTSSTSEFHPEKGLENVP; this comes from the coding sequence ATGGATTCTGGAAACAGTGGTAGTTTGCAATCATCGAGCGGTGGCGATGAAGAGTATGATTCGCGCGGTGAGTCCATTTCTAATTTTTTGAATCAGTCGGGTCAGTTTGATTCGATTATCTCGTCGTCTTCAAGCCCGCAGCCGCAGTTCTTGTTTCAGTCGTCGGGGAATCCCGATGCGACTTTTCCGCAATCACTGGCGAATCTCAATTCCCAATACGGgaataatcataataatcatGATTTGGTTTGGCCGGGCCGAGGATTGAGATCGGAGCCGGGTTTTGGTAACTTTGGGGGTTTGGTGGGGGCGGCGCCGGGCTCATCGGCTACTCAAGGGGGGATGATTGGTGGTGAGAGTCATCATGGGCAGTTTTCTAGCTCGTCATCATTGCCGACCGTACAGGTGGCAGCGGTGGACATACGAGGGCCGTCGGATGGGGTTGTTGTTCCAAAGAATCCCAAGAAACGGACCAGGGCGTCGAGGAGGGCGCCGACGACCGTGCTCACGACGGACACCGCTAATTTCCGGCAAATGGTTCAGGAGTTCACCGGGATACCCACGGCGCCGTTCTCCGTCGGCGCGCCGTATTCGCGCCGCCTGGATCTCTTCTCCGCCGCCGGCTCGGCTATCAGGTCGCCTCATTTGGACAGTCTTGGACCGCTTTACCCCTTAAGGCCTTCAGCCCAAAAGGTCCAAAATTCTCCCTTTTTAAACACAACCATGCTCGACGCTCTAATGGCCGCAAACAACACCCGCTGCGGTGGCGGAAACACCCCAAATTCAGGTAACCTCAACCTGGGTAACACGGATCTCGGAATCACAAAACAAGGCCCAAATTTGCTCCTCAACATGCAGAATCATCAAATCCTCCCATTCCAACCACTCCTACAATCCTCAATCAAGAATAATAATCCATTGGGCAACACTAATGCACTGGAATTCGGGACAAAATCCTCCATGGATGACGCTTTGGGGATCATCAACAATGATCCAAATCTCGGCTTTCCTACCCAGCAAGGGATAAACGACGGCGGGAATCAGATGAGATTATTCGACGGAAACAATggcaataataataactacaaGCAGAATTGTTCAACATCTTCCACTTCAGAATTCCACCCTGAAAAGGGCCTGGAGAATGTTCCCTga